A stretch of the Aminipila terrae genome encodes the following:
- a CDS encoding alanine/glycine:cation symporter family protein: MCTLIDFMGSLSNWMWGPPMLALIVGGGIFLTIRLGFFQILHYPYILKQTFGTIFKKSKGQGTVSPFQAATTALASTIGASNIVGVPIAIAFGGPGAVFWMWVVSLIGCATKFSEIVLGVKYRELNEDGQYVGGPMYYLAAGIPNKTIGETLAIIFAFFTMIISAASVAAQSVSATQTVGVMGVSNITTGIILTLFVAVIVYGGITRIASVSSKLVPFMSSLYVLGALVVVLCNITALPDVLTLIFKSAFTPSATAGGLTGSSMAAAMRWGIARGTYSCEAGMGTAPVAHSAATTDHPVRQGLWGIFEITVSSLIICTMSALVVLTTGIWTQVDASLAASMPTLAFQSVFGDMIGGLMVSFSMLMFVISTIIVQVFYGEKQCEFFFGTKIAKFLKIFYVLAIFAGALGGLETVFSFLDVILGITMLPNMAGLLLMSGQVVALKKEFFSGPNYYLKDIKKH, encoded by the coding sequence ATGTGTACCCTGATTGATTTTATGGGCTCCTTATCAAACTGGATGTGGGGTCCTCCCATGCTGGCCCTGATTGTTGGGGGCGGCATCTTTCTTACCATAAGGCTGGGTTTCTTTCAAATCCTTCATTACCCCTATATTCTCAAGCAAACTTTTGGAACCATATTTAAAAAAAGTAAAGGTCAGGGCACTGTATCTCCCTTTCAGGCTGCAACCACGGCTTTAGCCTCCACCATTGGTGCTTCTAATATTGTAGGAGTGCCTATCGCCATTGCCTTTGGAGGTCCGGGGGCTGTTTTCTGGATGTGGGTTGTGTCCCTCATCGGCTGTGCCACCAAGTTTTCGGAGATCGTACTTGGTGTCAAATACAGAGAACTTAATGAAGACGGGCAATACGTGGGAGGTCCCATGTACTATCTGGCCGCGGGAATACCCAACAAAACCATCGGTGAAACTCTGGCTATTATTTTTGCTTTTTTCACTATGATTATCTCTGCAGCTTCTGTAGCAGCCCAGTCTGTATCTGCTACCCAGACTGTAGGGGTTATGGGGGTAAGCAATATAACAACGGGGATTATCTTAACCCTATTCGTTGCAGTCATTGTTTATGGTGGTATCACCAGAATAGCCAGTGTCTCTTCAAAGCTGGTGCCCTTTATGTCCAGCCTTTATGTTCTGGGAGCTCTGGTAGTGGTACTCTGTAATATCACTGCTCTGCCTGATGTTCTCACTTTGATCTTTAAGTCTGCTTTTACCCCTTCTGCTACTGCAGGCGGCCTAACCGGCTCTTCCATGGCTGCTGCCATGAGATGGGGCATTGCACGGGGTACGTATTCCTGCGAAGCAGGAATGGGAACGGCTCCAGTAGCCCACTCAGCTGCCACCACAGACCATCCTGTCAGACAGGGCCTTTGGGGTATTTTTGAAATCACTGTATCCAGTCTGATTATCTGCACCATGTCCGCGTTAGTTGTTCTTACTACTGGTATCTGGACTCAGGTGGATGCTTCTCTTGCAGCCTCCATGCCTACACTGGCTTTTCAATCTGTATTCGGGGATATGATTGGAGGACTGATGGTCTCTTTCTCCATGTTGATGTTTGTCATATCAACAATTATTGTTCAGGTTTTTTATGGAGAAAAGCAATGTGAATTCTTTTTTGGGACTAAAATTGCCAAGTTTTTGAAGATCTTTTATGTGCTGGCTATTTTTGCAGGTGCATTAGGAGGTTTGGAAACTGTCTTTTCTTTTCTGGATGTAATACTTGGCATAACTATGCTTCCGAATATGGCAGGCTTGCTTCTCATGAGCGGTCAGGTAGTCGCATTGAAAAAGGAGTTTTTCTCAGGTCCAAATTACTATCTAAAAGACATAAAAAAACATTAA
- a CDS encoding PAS domain S-box protein yields MSQELNIINLCENCVTALRNTIDSNISRDLSISLNQKLFLLETALDDFKNRHIDFEEICNHSANALYVADRYGKTVYFNQPFLEFSGLKKEDLIEKNVHEIKGEKAPFINDIITKVINTKKLCHLNNRLADEEISVTGLPIPDELGQLKYAMIHIQIMPVSVYQTETETESEPAYSTYLKKSQYNLKKSVESFEKDIIRDAIGQYGSKRKAASALGVDHSTLIKKCQRYGI; encoded by the coding sequence ATGAGTCAGGAATTAAATATTATCAATTTATGCGAAAATTGTGTTACTGCATTACGCAATACTATAGATTCAAATATTTCAAGGGATTTAAGCATATCCCTTAACCAAAAACTCTTTTTATTGGAAACCGCTTTGGATGATTTTAAAAACAGACATATTGATTTTGAGGAAATCTGCAATCATTCAGCTAATGCTTTATATGTTGCTGACAGATATGGTAAGACGGTTTATTTCAACCAGCCTTTTTTAGAATTCAGTGGTTTAAAAAAAGAAGATCTTATAGAGAAAAATGTCCATGAAATAAAAGGTGAGAAAGCACCATTTATCAACGACATCATTACAAAAGTAATAAATACTAAAAAGCTCTGTCACCTGAATAACCGACTAGCTGATGAAGAAATCTCTGTAACAGGTCTTCCCATTCCTGATGAACTTGGCCAGCTGAAATATGCCATGATACATATACAGATTATGCCTGTAAGTGTTTATCAAACTGAAACTGAAACCGAATCTGAGCCTGCATATTCAACATATCTGAAAAAGTCCCAATATAATCTGAAAAAGTCTGTTGAATCTTTTGAAAAAGACATTATACGTGATGCCATCGGCCAATACGGTTCAAAACGAAAAGCTGCTTCGGCCCTTGGCGTGGATCACTCTACCCTGATAAAAAAGTGTCAGCGATACGGCATTTAA
- a CDS encoding M15 family metallopeptidase → MRQQIIIIYITVALLTTQLFIGYVGIPLMSGNQFPADYNPDIIILGENGRLIAQGDDTPHSDGKSDGKLPVVVESEKSVSRREALKRDLDKGLFILVNKQNPVDSSYKPEDLTAIKYFAPDRPPEGRVMRKEAAEAFNKLSEAAAKKGHTIIVTTAYRSYDFQSNLYNNYVKYHGKKEADTFSAQPGKSEHQTGLAADVSSPSVNYQLTKDYINTPEGKWLNDNAYKFGFIIRFPNGKENITGYVYEPWHIRYVGKTAAKEIFNEGLTLEEYLEKEI, encoded by the coding sequence TTGAGACAACAAATAATAATCATATATATAACTGTGGCACTATTAACAACCCAGCTTTTCATTGGATATGTTGGAATACCATTAATGAGTGGTAACCAGTTTCCAGCAGATTATAATCCGGACATTATAATTTTAGGCGAGAATGGAAGACTTATCGCACAGGGAGACGATACGCCTCACTCAGATGGAAAATCTGACGGAAAACTTCCGGTTGTTGTGGAGTCCGAAAAAAGTGTGAGTAGAAGAGAAGCGCTAAAACGCGATCTTGATAAGGGTCTTTTTATTCTTGTCAACAAACAGAATCCTGTGGACAGTAGTTATAAACCTGAAGATTTGACAGCTATTAAATATTTTGCTCCTGACCGTCCCCCAGAGGGAAGAGTTATGAGAAAGGAAGCTGCGGAGGCTTTTAATAAGCTCTCTGAAGCAGCAGCAAAGAAGGGTCATACTATAATAGTAACTACTGCTTATCGTTCTTATGATTTCCAGTCAAACTTATACAACAATTATGTTAAATATCATGGAAAAAAGGAAGCAGACACCTTTAGTGCTCAACCGGGAAAAAGTGAGCATCAGACAGGACTTGCTGCTGATGTAAGCTCTCCCTCCGTGAATTATCAGCTGACAAAAGATTACATCAATACCCCGGAGGGTAAGTGGCTGAATGACAATGCATATAAGTTTGGCTTTATTATTCGTTTTCCTAATGGCAAAGAGAACATTACAGGATATGTGTACGAGCCTTGGCATATCAGATATGTTGGGAAAACAGCAGCAAAAGAGATTTTTAATGAGGGGCTGACCCTCGAAGAGTATTTAGAAAAGGAGATATAA
- a CDS encoding IMP dehydrogenase, with protein sequence MAHYFDEPSRTFNEYLLVPGYSDKNCTPDNVSLKTPVVKFKKGEKPSITMNIPLVSAIMQSVSDDKMAVALAKEGGISFIFGSQSIESQAAMVKRVKSHKAGFVTSDSNLRPDQTLADVLAIKEKSGHSTIAITDDGTAEGKIQGIVTSRDYRVSRMSPATKISEFMTPFSALVYAEEGCSLSEANDMLWEHKLNALPIIDKNQRLTHFVFRKDYDSHKDNPNELLDSHKRYAVGAGVNTRDYEERIPALVEAGADVLCIDSSEGFSEWQKDTIAFVREKYGDTVKIGAGNVVDGEGFRYLADAGADFIKIGIGGGSICITREQKGIGRGQATATIDVATARNQYYEETGIYIPICSDGGIVYDYHMTLALAMGSDFIMLGRYFSRFDESPTNKLIVNGTYVKEYWGEGSNRARNWQRYDLGGDSKLKFEEGVDSYVPYAGSLKDNVTLSLNKVKSTMCNCGALSIAELQQKAKITLVSATSIVEGGAHDVILKNTDNTSVR encoded by the coding sequence ATGGCGCACTATTTTGATGAACCATCCAGAACATTTAACGAATATCTTTTAGTACCGGGATATTCCGATAAGAATTGTACACCAGATAATGTAAGTCTTAAGACACCTGTAGTAAAGTTTAAGAAAGGTGAAAAACCTTCTATTACAATGAATATCCCACTTGTATCTGCTATCATGCAGTCTGTATCAGATGATAAAATGGCAGTTGCTTTAGCTAAAGAAGGAGGAATTTCCTTTATCTTTGGTTCACAGTCCATTGAAAGTCAGGCGGCTATGGTTAAAAGAGTAAAAAGCCATAAAGCAGGTTTTGTAACAAGTGATTCCAACCTGAGACCTGACCAGACTCTGGCAGATGTACTTGCCATAAAAGAAAAAAGCGGTCATTCTACTATTGCTATCACAGATGATGGAACAGCAGAAGGAAAGATACAGGGTATCGTTACAAGCAGAGACTACAGAGTGAGCCGTATGAGTCCGGCTACAAAGATCTCAGAATTTATGACGCCATTTTCAGCACTTGTTTATGCTGAAGAGGGATGTTCTTTATCTGAAGCAAATGATATGCTTTGGGAGCACAAGCTAAATGCTCTTCCTATTATAGATAAGAACCAGAGACTGACTCATTTTGTATTCCGTAAAGATTATGATTCTCATAAGGATAATCCAAATGAACTTCTGGATTCCCATAAGAGATATGCGGTTGGTGCTGGAGTAAATACAAGAGATTATGAAGAAAGAATTCCGGCCTTAGTTGAAGCTGGGGCAGATGTTTTATGTATTGACTCATCAGAAGGATTCTCAGAGTGGCAGAAGGACACCATTGCTTTTGTAAGAGAAAAATATGGTGACACGGTTAAAATTGGTGCAGGTAACGTGGTTGATGGAGAAGGATTCAGATACCTTGCAGATGCTGGTGCTGACTTTATTAAAATTGGTATCGGCGGCGGTTCTATCTGTATCACAAGAGAACAGAAGGGTATCGGACGTGGACAGGCTACTGCCACAATCGATGTAGCAACTGCAAGAAATCAGTATTATGAAGAAACTGGTATTTATATTCCAATTTGTTCTGATGGTGGTATTGTTTATGATTATCATATGACACTGGCACTTGCCATGGGTTCAGACTTTATCATGCTTGGAAGATACTTCTCAAGATTTGATGAATCTCCTACAAACAAGCTGATTGTTAACGGAACTTATGTTAAGGAATACTGGGGAGAAGGTTCAAACAGAGCAAGAAACTGGCAGAGATATGATCTTGGTGGTGACAGCAAGCTTAAGTTTGAAGAAGGTGTTGATTCTTATGTTCCATATGCAGGAAGTCTTAAGGATAACGTTACCCTTTCATTAAACAAAGTAAAATCAACTATGTGCAACTGCGGAGCACTATCCATTGCAGAGCTTCAGCAGAAAGCTAAGATTACTCTTGTTTCAGCAACAAGTATAGTTGAAGGCGGAGCACATGATGTTATTTTAAAGAATACAGATAATACCAGCGTAAGATAA
- the guaA gene encoding glutamine-hydrolyzing GMP synthase, with translation MQQEKIIVLDFGGQYNQLIARRVRECNVYCEVHPYTVSLEKIKELNPKGIIFTGGPNSVYGEESPQCPEELYHMGIPILGLCYGAQLLAHQLGGKVETAPVSEYGRTELTVNKDSALFKDVSEKTIVWMSHTDYISKAPEGFKVVASTPVCPIAAMENPEKGWYAMQHHPEVNHTQEGTKMLEAFVKGICGCKGDWKMDSFVEDTIKAVREKVGDGKVLCALSGGVDSSVAAVLLSKAIGKQLTCVFVDHGLLRKNEGDEVEAVFGPEGPYDLNFIRVNAQERFYQKLAGIEEPEQKRKIIGEEFIRVFEEEAKKIGTVDFLVQGTIYPDVIESGLGKSAVIKSHHNVGGLPDYVDFKEIIEPLRMLFKDEVRKAGLELGIPDYLVFRQPFPGPGLGIRIIGEVTAEKVKIVQDADAIWREEIAKAGIDKDINQYFAALTNMRSVGVMGDFRTYDYAVVLRAVTTTDFMTAESAEIPWEVLGNVTTRIVNEVSGVNRVFYDCTGKPPATIEME, from the coding sequence ATGCAACAGGAAAAGATTATCGTACTAGATTTTGGCGGCCAGTATAATCAGTTGATTGCAAGACGAGTAAGAGAGTGCAATGTATACTGTGAAGTTCATCCCTATACGGTGAGCCTGGAAAAAATAAAGGAACTGAATCCGAAAGGCATTATTTTTACAGGAGGTCCTAACAGTGTTTATGGTGAGGAATCCCCTCAGTGCCCGGAAGAACTTTATCATATGGGCATTCCGATTCTTGGACTTTGCTACGGAGCACAGCTTCTTGCCCATCAGCTTGGGGGTAAAGTGGAGACTGCCCCTGTATCCGAATATGGAAGAACTGAACTGACAGTAAACAAAGATTCAGCATTGTTTAAGGATGTTTCAGAAAAAACTATCGTATGGATGAGCCATACGGATTATATATCTAAAGCTCCAGAGGGATTTAAGGTTGTTGCGTCAACACCAGTCTGCCCTATAGCTGCCATGGAAAACCCTGAGAAGGGATGGTATGCTATGCAGCATCATCCTGAGGTAAATCATACTCAGGAAGGGACTAAGATGCTGGAGGCCTTTGTAAAGGGCATATGCGGCTGCAAAGGGGACTGGAAGATGGATTCTTTTGTAGAAGATACAATAAAAGCTGTCAGAGAAAAGGTTGGCGATGGTAAGGTACTTTGTGCTTTATCCGGCGGAGTGGATTCTTCTGTAGCAGCAGTACTTCTGTCAAAAGCAATTGGCAAGCAGTTAACTTGTGTCTTTGTGGACCACGGTTTACTGAGAAAGAATGAAGGAGACGAAGTTGAAGCAGTTTTCGGTCCAGAAGGCCCTTATGATCTGAACTTTATCAGGGTAAATGCACAGGAAAGATTTTACCAGAAGCTTGCTGGCATTGAAGAGCCTGAACAGAAGAGAAAGATTATCGGGGAAGAATTTATCCGTGTATTTGAAGAAGAAGCTAAGAAAATCGGTACTGTAGATTTCCTTGTTCAGGGAACTATTTATCCAGATGTAATCGAAAGTGGTCTTGGAAAATCAGCAGTGATCAAGTCCCATCATAATGTAGGTGGACTTCCTGATTATGTGGATTTTAAGGAAATCATCGAGCCTCTTCGTATGCTGTTTAAGGATGAAGTGAGAAAAGCGGGTCTTGAACTTGGTATTCCTGACTATTTAGTTTTCCGTCAGCCATTCCCAGGTCCTGGCCTTGGAATCCGAATCATCGGTGAAGTTACTGCTGAGAAGGTTAAGATTGTTCAGGATGCTGATGCCATCTGGAGAGAGGAAATAGCAAAAGCGGGAATTGATAAGGACATCAATCAGTACTTTGCAGCTCTTACCAATATGCGTTCCGTAGGCGTAATGGGTGATTTCAGAACCTACGACTACGCTGTAGTGCTTCGTGCAGTAACCACAACAGACTTCATGACCGCAGAATCAGCAGAAATCCCTTGGGAAGTGCTGGGCAACGTGACAACCAGAATCGTTAATGAAGTAAGTGGCGTGAACAGAGTGTTTTATGACTGTACGGGGAAGCCGCCAGCTACGATAGAGATGGAGTGA
- a CDS encoding tyrosine-type recombinase/integrase, translating into MTKEPTVNRNESILPEIKRRTRKVISAHAISNISYQSLLDLYVRECKIKNLSETTINGYVYATRYFLDFTGYDLMCNDITQDLINEYCLHLQSYHKATTINSYVFKISPTVKYGIEKGYIKEQIEFTHMVEQEEIKEIYSKEELEILLKKPTNNDFAEFRAWVIINTFLATGIRAGELRALTVGNINLKDDYIILNKTKNREARILPIPTTLHIVLQEWLSIRNASKEDYLFCNIYGEQMQRSVLQTAIKRYSKRRGINKYGLHLYRHTFITLSVRKGMSPLMLKRITGHKSMKMLERYYAFNPTDLVNIVDEFNPLEEFRPKQRRY; encoded by the coding sequence ATGACCAAAGAACCAACCGTGAACAGAAATGAATCCATATTGCCAGAAATTAAACGAAGGACAAGAAAGGTGATAAGTGCACATGCTATATCCAATATTAGCTATCAAAGTTTATTGGATTTGTATGTTAGGGAATGCAAAATAAAGAACTTATCAGAAACTACTATAAACGGGTATGTGTATGCAACAAGATACTTTTTAGATTTTACTGGGTATGATTTAATGTGCAATGATATAACACAAGACCTTATAAATGAATATTGTCTGCATTTACAATCCTATCATAAAGCTACAACTATTAACAGTTATGTCTTTAAGATATCCCCAACTGTTAAATATGGAATTGAAAAAGGCTATATCAAGGAACAGATAGAATTCACACATATGGTGGAACAAGAAGAAATAAAAGAAATCTATTCTAAAGAAGAATTAGAAATATTGCTAAAGAAGCCAACCAATAATGATTTTGCTGAGTTTCGTGCTTGGGTTATAATAAATACTTTTTTAGCCACAGGAATAAGGGCAGGGGAATTAAGGGCTTTAACAGTTGGTAACATTAATTTGAAGGATGATTACATTATTCTGAACAAGACCAAAAATCGGGAAGCAAGAATATTGCCAATACCAACGACATTACATATTGTACTACAAGAATGGTTAAGTATTAGAAATGCTTCTAAAGAAGATTATCTTTTTTGTAATATATATGGTGAACAAATGCAAAGAAGTGTATTGCAGACTGCCATTAAAAGGTATTCTAAAAGAAGGGGGATAAACAAATATGGATTGCACCTATATAGGCATACATTTATTACACTTTCAGTTAGAAAAGGAATGTCCCCGTTGATGCTAAAGCGAATAACAGGGCATAAGTCAATGAAGATGCTGGAAAGGTATTATGCATTTAATCCTACTGACCTTGTGAATATAGTAGATGAATTTAATCCGTTGGAAGAATTCAGACCAAAGCAAAGAAGATATTAG
- a CDS encoding DEAD/DEAH box helicase family protein: protein MENKRISDKITTEEIAKWNNKVVTITAPTGAGKSHFIKNNLYDYAKAKGERILMLIHRLNCIEQFTMELEKEGKLDIIDIRTYQSNEYFSLPKDFNFNEYQYIVCDEFHYFLSDSCFNQRTEVSLERILNVENATKIFLSATSKNMKEYISGVLGIETINYKFEYDYSFINQLTFYYSTDYIEKYMKQIIELGEKAIFFIQSATKGYELYKKYDKYTLYNCGKSDSHYKYVDKEKITNMLQNECFDGQIFITTTCLEAGVNIKDTQLKHIVIDVEDVDVMQQCIGRKRIQGELDKVNLYIHAVNNKKLGGKITQLKDMLIPIQYLLHNGYIEYIRKYARKEQSRLIYDEVLADNKVVKKVNNVMLYKKKCDIELYKEMVKQGYCKYISKLFGNKKYSVEENIRRSKELKPILEELENKKLFKQEKNILINALNVRVAGRQQKTYAKLNQGLKWLGLPYVIIPKRTKHERYWIIEKIDNDKIA, encoded by the coding sequence ATGGAAAATAAAAGAATATCAGATAAAATTACAACAGAAGAAATTGCAAAGTGGAATAACAAAGTAGTAACAATAACAGCTCCAACAGGGGCAGGGAAAAGCCATTTTATAAAAAATAATCTATATGATTATGCTAAGGCCAAGGGTGAAAGAATTCTTATGTTAATTCATAGGTTGAACTGCATAGAACAATTTACAATGGAATTAGAAAAGGAAGGAAAATTAGATATTATTGATATTAGAACATATCAAAGTAATGAATATTTTAGTTTGCCTAAAGACTTTAATTTTAATGAATATCAGTATATAGTTTGTGATGAATTTCATTATTTCTTATCGGACAGTTGCTTTAATCAAAGAACAGAAGTAAGTCTTGAAAGAATATTAAATGTCGAAAATGCGACAAAGATATTTTTATCCGCTACCAGTAAAAATATGAAAGAATATATTAGTGGTGTGCTTGGAATTGAAACTATTAATTATAAATTTGAATATGACTATAGTTTTATTAATCAGTTAACTTTTTATTACAGCACAGATTACATTGAAAAATATATGAAGCAAATAATTGAATTGGGCGAAAAAGCAATATTCTTCATCCAGTCAGCAACAAAGGGTTATGAATTATATAAAAAATATGATAAATACACTTTATATAATTGTGGAAAATCCGATTCACATTATAAATATGTGGACAAAGAAAAAATTACAAATATGTTGCAAAATGAATGCTTTGATGGACAGATATTTATTACCACCACTTGCTTAGAAGCAGGGGTAAATATTAAGGATACCCAATTAAAGCATATAGTTATAGACGTAGAAGATGTTGATGTTATGCAACAGTGCATTGGAAGAAAGCGTATACAAGGCGAACTTGATAAAGTGAATTTATATATTCATGCTGTGAATAACAAAAAACTTGGTGGCAAAATAACACAGCTTAAAGATATGCTTATACCCATCCAATATTTATTACACAATGGATATATTGAATATATTAGAAAATATGCGCGTAAAGAACAGTCAAGACTTATATATGATGAAGTTTTAGCGGATAACAAAGTAGTGAAAAAGGTTAATAATGTAATGCTTTATAAGAAAAAGTGTGATATTGAACTATATAAGGAAATGGTGAAACAAGGATATTGTAAATATATATCTAAATTATTTGGTAATAAAAAGTATTCGGTAGAAGAAAATATAAGACGTTCCAAAGAATTAAAACCAATTTTAGAAGAATTAGAAAATAAGAAATTGTTTAAACAAGAAAAGAATATATTAATAAATGCCCTTAATGTAAGGGTTGCAGGAAGACAACAAAAAACTTATGCAAAATTAAATCAAGGGTTAAAGTGGCTTGGGCTTCCATACGTAATAATCCCTAAAAGAACAAAACATGAAAGATATTGGATAATAGAAAAAATAGATAATGATAAAATAGCTTAA
- a CDS encoding helix-turn-helix domain-containing protein — translation MISYEPFWQTISDKKISTYNLIKKYGISSSTISRLKHNKGINTNTIDDLCTILECTVSDIIKHIPNK, via the coding sequence ATGATTAGTTATGAGCCCTTTTGGCAGACAATAAGCGACAAAAAAATAAGCACCTATAATTTAATTAAAAAATACGGCATCAGTAGTTCTACTATTTCAAGACTTAAACACAACAAGGGCATTAATACCAATACAATAGATGACCTTTGCACCATCCTTGAATGTACTGTTTCTGATATCATCAAACACATTCCTAATAAATAA
- a CDS encoding S-layer homology domain-containing protein has protein sequence MKKTLIYFFTVVALIISTTVIAFGANYYDLNGTAYQKYASELSNRGIISGYPDGQFKPNNNITRAEFATMVAKMDGVNNTAQYNSSFNDMEGYSWAKGYIGYCASKGILKGDGKGNVMPAQNITLGEAVTMVVRALGYEKDIQTGYAWPQNYINVATKYSLLNNVPSYLNDTVLTRGDVSIMLYNSVSPSNTVIANNEVNVNSNNNITINDNSVTDNSVKTNITINITEPKINSDTKNISTLEADKEKLQEYINECNLNKQKLQIKLDQYEDKLKEAKANLEAVKQQKTVRVYHADQGWVYEADQNAVKKCEEQVTYYEGYVKQYQLLIEEWNSKIASAEKKIAQLEKQIDELKGNTNNNQPNKDSDKPSKVIKGYGVINEKNTGSNNDGDKVFYVVGYMDGKELDALTDDQSSFNSWKVPTKSGDNWYLYEIGVNSKNVIVSTDKISADINKETIKDADNRLSVVIPSGKRYALSSKATIYQVTDDGYSVYSGKLKAGDCISLYETDSSEDGYDIVIFSRP, from the coding sequence ATGAAAAAGACTTTAATTTATTTTTTTACAGTGGTTGCTTTAATCATTTCAACAACTGTTATTGCTTTTGGAGCAAATTATTATGATTTAAATGGGACAGCCTATCAAAAATATGCAAGTGAATTGTCTAACAGGGGGATTATATCAGGCTATCCAGATGGTCAATTTAAACCCAATAATAATATTACAAGGGCTGAGTTCGCTACGATGGTTGCCAAGATGGATGGTGTAAACAATACAGCACAATATAATTCCAGCTTTAACGATATGGAAGGATATAGTTGGGCAAAGGGATACATAGGTTATTGTGCTAGTAAAGGGATTTTGAAAGGTGATGGAAAAGGAAATGTCATGCCTGCTCAAAATATCACCCTTGGAGAAGCAGTTACTATGGTGGTAAGGGCATTAGGGTATGAAAAAGATATTCAGACAGGATATGCTTGGCCACAGAACTACATAAATGTAGCAACGAAATATAGCTTACTAAATAATGTTCCATCCTATTTGAATGATACAGTGCTTACAAGGGGTGATGTGTCTATAATGCTATATAATTCCGTAAGTCCATCTAATACGGTAATAGCTAACAATGAAGTTAATGTAAACAGTAATAACAATATTACCATTAATGATAATTCTGTTACGGATAATTCAGTGAAGACAAATATTACGATTAATATCACGGAGCCGAAAATTAATAGTGATACTAAAAATATTAGCACATTGGAAGCAGATAAAGAAAAGTTACAAGAATATATTAATGAATGCAATTTAAACAAGCAAAAATTACAGATTAAATTAGACCAATACGAAGACAAATTGAAAGAAGCAAAGGCAAATTTAGAAGCCGTTAAACAGCAAAAAACAGTTAGGGTATATCATGCAGACCAGGGATGGGTCTATGAAGCTGACCAGAATGCAGTAAAGAAATGCGAGGAGCAAGTAACATATTATGAAGGCTATGTAAAACAGTATCAGCTTTTAATAGAAGAATGGAACAGCAAAATAGCTTCTGCTGAAAAGAAGATTGCCCAACTAGAAAAGCAAATAGATGAATTAAAGGGTAATACCAATAATAATCAGCCTAACAAAGATAGTGATAAGCCGTCTAAGGTTATAAAAGGATATGGAGTTATTAACGAAAAGAATACTGGGTCAAATAATGATGGCGATAAGGTATTCTACGTTGTCGGTTATATGGATGGCAAAGAGTTAGATGCATTAACGGATGACCAGTCTTCATTCAATAGCTGGAAAGTTCCAACCAAAAGCGGTGATAATTGGTATTTATATGAGATTGGAGTTAATTCAAAAAATGTAATTGTATCAACTGATAAAATTAGTGCGGATATAAACAAAGAAACCATAAAAGATGCAGATAATAGACTTTCGGTAGTAATTCCTTCAGGTAAGAGATACGCTTTATCTTCAAAGGCTACTATTTATCAAGTAACTGATGATGGATACAGCGTATACAGTGGAAAGCTAAAGGCAGGGGATTGTATATCGTTATATGAAACGGATTCCAGCGAAGATGGATACGATATAGTTATATTTTCGAGGCCGTAA